The following coding sequences are from one Salvia hispanica cultivar TCC Black 2014 chromosome 3, UniMelb_Shisp_WGS_1.0, whole genome shotgun sequence window:
- the LOC125216516 gene encoding protein IQ-DOMAIN 20 has product MLQSKDHTWWRAIPRKLFRSSPSRRHPNNTNNGNFSQELNSSPQEVNAGSDFLSKEDMAAIAIQSCFRGHLARRAYKALRSLVKLQALVRGVLARRQARIALDCMHALARLQITVRARQLLLNT; this is encoded by the exons ATGCTTCAGAGCAAAGACCACACATGGTGGAGAGCCATTCCGAGGAAACTTTTCCGATCATCGCCATCGCGTCGCCATCCCAACAACACAAATAACGGCAACTTCAGCCAAGAACTCAACAGCAGCCCACAAGAAGTGAATGCCGGTTCAGATTTTCTGTCCAAGGAAGACATGGCAGCCATTGCAATACAATCATGCTTTAGGGGTCAtctt GCAAGACGAGCTTATAAGGCCCTACGGAGCTTGGTGAAGCTGCAGGCTCTTGTACGAGGGGTTTTAGCTAGAAGACAGGCTCGGATAGCTCTGGATTGCATGCATGCACTGGCTCGCCTTCAGATCACGGTTCGAGCTCGGCAGCTGCTGCTGAACACTTAG